GATTATGATAATCAAACTACAGAAGTAAGCCAGgagagtgatgatgatgataatgaagttAGCTCACCATCTGGTTCGTTCTTTCATTcactttgttttttttctctctcaaaaAGTCTTATTGTTGATGTATTAGCACTTACTAGTTACATGATGTTCTAAATTCATTAAATTTTGTACCTTTTGTTTAACCTAAATGTAGGGTATAAAAGTGAGGATAGCTCTGCCAATGACATTGATGCAAACACTGTTGATACAAACTCTGCAGGTAGGGTTTGTTTGTAATTTCTGCTTTGAGTTATTATCCTTCAGCTCAATTTTTTGATTTGTATTGATATGATATTTGTAATTCGAATTCCATCAGCAATGTTAGAGAACGTTAGTCCCCTCGTATCGTATGTGATTAAGTTTCATATTCTAGCTTTCAAAAAAAGGATCATATCTATATGCGGCCCTCTCTTAATTTTATTTGTCAACCTTGATTCTATAGAAGTTATTAATGTATACATTGACAATCCTTGCCCTATTCTTGTTAATCAGTCCCTTTATTCTTTGCTTATTCACTTCCATTTTGTCTCCTTTGTGGAGTCTAAAAGTCACACTTTCATGAATGTGAGGTAGCAGGAGTGTGTGGAACCTGGAGAGTTGTACATCTGATTGTTTTGACCTGAACAGCGATGAAATGTGTATAGAAGAGTGCGATTTAGGCCCTGGTATAGCAGAACGTATACAGAAGTAGGGCTGTTCAAACAACTGTTTAGATTCAAACTAAGCCATGAACTGAGCCAAACTACCATTAGAAAAACTGAActgttaaaataatttataaattgagATGTCCTTTATTCTATCAGTTTAGTAACCGAACTTGAAATATCTACAATTCCGTGAACTCAAACAAACCGTTAACCTCTCGTTGTTACTCCATGAACCATATAATGAAAGAGTTGTTTCCTTAACTTGATTTGAAACTGAAATTTCATGGGTGAGATAAATACCATATTTAACATGTGATGATTCCTATCCCTTTGTTTTATCATCACACGGTGATGTTGTTTGAGTGGATATAAGAATTTTCTTTTTCATAGAATTTCCTTTTCAATAACATTTCAACTTTTGGCTTTTTAATTCACAAGCTCGTACAAATTGCAATATTGCCACTTAGATCCAATTCAACTCACTTTTAGCCggaattaattttacaaaatcaaTTCAGTCAAAATCAATTCAACTCACTTTTGTTGAATATATATTTGATGAGATTTCTTATGACCAGCTCACTATCACAAATGCTTCCTGCACAGAGGACGTTTGAGTCACCTCACTGTCTCATGATTGTTTAATCATTGGTATTACTCCAGGTCCGCTATTTAGTGAAGATGATGCTGGAACTATTAATGATAGGGAAGTGTTTATTAACAAGAAGTTTTCTAGTGAACGTGACTCTAAGAAGTTTAATGTTGTGCCTGAAAAGAAACCCCTACCAGCAGATATACAGTCTGCTTTTGTCGTACAAATAAAATCAGTATTTAAGTGCAGGCTATGTCCTCGGATCATTTGTTTGACTGAGGATACTTTGCGGAATCATCTTCAATCAAAGGTACTGCATTTTTTCTCTGGTTGCGCAATATCCTTACGCATCAATCTTTACTATTTGTGCTATTATAGCCTGAGAAGAATGTCATAAACTCTCAACTATTGCGGTCCTTCTTATGCATCTCTGATGAAATGTCAAAATTTTACTTGCCTTCAATGTTGATCTAATGATGGCTTTGTTATTACTATAGAGACACGCTCGATCTGAAAAACAACACAAGGAAGGCAGACTGAAGACCATGCTCAACAGCGATGGTGAGATAGAGAACCAAGAGGACTCGGAGAAAGAAACCGAAGATACTGAGGTTGGTTCTTCAACAGTATGATTGCATTTGCAACTCGGCTAAATCAAAATATTAGACCTATCCGATTGAAGAACCGAATTTATTATTAAACATGCTAGgaaaactaatattttatttacttttttaggATGATACAATTCCAAAGATGAATGACAAAGTACCGAAGCCGCATAAGGAGAGATTCAAAAAGAAGGTAAAAAAAACACTAGCATTTCAATTTTCAGACAGTAATTATATTGATACTGTAAAGTTTAATATAAATCTTGAATGGCAGAAACGTGACAAACCAAACTCAAGGAAAATGCGGTCATCAAAAGGGTCATCTAAAAGAAGCCGTAAAAAATAAGAACTGAAATATGTCTGTATTCAACATTCTGTCGAGCAAGTTTTCTTGCAACTACCATTTGCCTTTGTGTGCAAAGCATGTGTAACCCTAATGTATGCTCTACATATGGCTTTTTTGATCTCCCTTCATGTCTCTTCAACAATTTTATGCGTTTCCTTTCCATTTGGATTGTAATTGCTCACTACTGCCCTCCCCTTATAGTAATTAATTTCCAACAGCATTTGACTTTTTGTTAGTCTTAACATATTAGTGTAACTTTAAATTCAAAGCTTCCTTGTTAAAGATATTAATATGATTATGATATATTGAGGATGAATCTTGCTGTGTTTTGGAGATTAGTTGTTGAATTGGATCACAAATATACTGAATCATGATGTGTGCGCATCTTGTTGCGGTTGAAACTTTTATTTTAGTATATGACTTAAATTAATATCTCCAAACCCCACAACTTTTCTTTTGGATAGTTTAATTGGTTTACCCTTGCATAACAGTCATTTCCTATTTATATAACTTATCTCGTTTCTTATATTCGGCATCATAATTTTCTTTTGATATTGCAtcttttaaaaaaggaaaatgcttatttgtaaaaaaaaaaaagtaaaaattcataattttcttTTGACATTGCatcttttaaaaaatgaaaatgcatATTTGTGAAAAAGTAAAAATAAGAATAGCAAAGAATGAATCTCAATCTTTCATTATCATTAGTATCCCATGATCTAATATCTAACTATAAAAAATCAGTTGCATGCTTTGTCTAAATTATCCTATCCTATCTTGTCTAATCTAAATTATCCTATCCTATCTTGTCTAAATTATTACACTACTAAAAGGGCTATGCAAATACTAAATGTCACAATtaaaattcttctccatatcatactgtaattttttttttttaaataaccatgtattaaaaaaattacacaaataacCACGTTTCAGagaaaaatacataaataattaggTTTCAGAAATTGCTAAAGTGTATCAGCCATATGGAGTGGCGCCTCCATTGTAGCTTTTAGAGGAGGCGCCATGTGAGATGGCTCCTACGTGCATCTGTTTTGCACTAAGCCATCTCAGATGGCGCCTAAgtgcattttcttttttttaattttttttaataaatgacaATTGAGAAATGAGATAACGGTTTTCATTAAGATAAGACGATTACATAATAGGAATAAAGTTACATAGAATTTAATTGTCATTCGGATTTTGAAAACGACTATTGCGAGATCGCCTAGTTCGTTGTTGCACTCTAGGACCTTCTTGTTGTGGTTGGGTCGAGGGCCCCCCTTGAAATCAATGTGTTCAGCGTCTATGAAATTCGTCAGATCAAAATCTTTCGAAGTCCAGCTTGCAAATAATCGTTGACCCATATTGTCAAAGTTTGGTCGCATCGGTGAGGGGTGGAGTCCATGCCAACTCGATAGCATTGCTCATCCGGAAAGGTGGGGTAAGTTGGAATTGGATTTTGTGGAGTTTGGTACACATATGTTTGTTGGTTGCTACGGTGTGATGGTTGGCTGTATGTTGGGTCGGTTGGGGAATATTGTTCATGTATGTCCATGTCTGGGCTTGGATGAGATGATGAAGGGCCCGCATCGGGGTTGGGTGTGGGGCATGTGGGTGTATTGGTTTTGATATTGGCTTTGGGGTTGGGTGCTTGTGGATTTTTGTCGTCGTTGTGTTTGGTGGGAGGTTGTTGCGTGTTGGGTTTGGTGTTCGTATTGTTGTTGGGTGATGAACAGTTGTTTGTATTCTTGTTGGGTGGTGTAAGGTTGTTGGTATTCTTGTTGGTATGCTTGTTGGGTGGTGTACggtggttggtattgttgttgttgatttgatgtcTATGTCCAGCGTGTGCGTGGGTCAACTAAATACCTCGGCTCAGCCACAAACATTTCAGGGTTAGTAACCGATTTGTACCATGTGATATattgatgtgtgtgtgttgcaTACGATGCTCATCGGGGAAAACAGGAAACAACAACACATGTCGGGCACATCTCCTCCACATCCTACACCACTCCGGTGCGAAATCTTGCCAATTATCAATATTCCACTGGCCATCAACCCTTTTTTGATGCCAAGGATCCAAGCAAGTTGGGTCAGACGAAATATCTTGAAGCATGCCAAACTGCATTTTAACTCGGTAAGTGGAAATGGAATATTCCGTCATCTATTCTGGGCAGTCCAACCATGCATCAGAGGGTTTGCGTTCTCCAAACCTATTATTCAAATAGATGGAACATGTTTGTATGGGAAATACAAAGGCACCCAACTGATGGCAGTCACACAAGATGACAACAGTAACGTCTTCCCAATTGCCTTTGCTCTAGTCGAGGGAGAGATTGCTGggggttggagtttctttctcaaaAATCTCACAACACACGTGGCTCCGCAACCTGGTCTCTGTTTGATCTCTGATAGACATGCTTCTATTGTGAGTGCATACAATAACCCGACTAATGGTTGGAATGACCCCCTTTTTACGCATGTCTTATGTATTAGACATATTGTACAAAATTTCGCGCAAAAGATTAAAGACAGAGCTTTTCGCAAATTGGTTATGAACGCAGGGTATGCATTAACTCAACCACCGTTCAAACATTATCGCAGAGAGATCAGATtatcaaatccagatgcaggtagTTGGATTGATAATATTTCAGTGGAGaaatggactaggtcatacgacaaTGGACAATGATGGGGACACGTGACAACAAATCTTGTTGAATCAATTAACGATGTCTTTAAAGGTATGTGAAACCTCCCTGTAACCGCTTTGGTAAAATCAACATATTTTAGGACGGCTTCATTGTTTGCACAAAGAGGTGAAAGGTGGGACGCGGTGTTACGTGCTGGACAATTGTGGAGTGAATGTTGTATATGATTTATCAAGGCAGAAGGTGCCAAAGCTAACACACATATGGTTACAAGGTTTGACCGACATAACCAGAATATCATGGTCAAAGAGACAATCGACCATAACGAGGGGCTACCAAGACAAAAGTATAGGGTTCTACTAGAAGTACGTTGGTGTGATTGCGGAAAGTTTCAAgcatttcgtatgccttgctcccatgtcattgcAGCATGTGCCCATTCTCACTTAGATGCATTAACACTTATGTCTCCCATTTACAAGTCCGAGACCTTGCTCCACGTATACAACAATGGCTTTGCAGTGGTAGCAAAAGAAGATTATTGGCCTGCGTACGAGGGGGAAATTGTTTGGCAAAACGACCAAATCCGGAGAAATAAAAAGGTTCGTCCCAAAAGCAAGCCTATCACAACTGAAATGGACGAGCTTGACAAGCTAGAAAGAAATTGTGGTTTATGTCGTCAAGTCGGACACTAAAAAAAATGTCCCACTCGTGCTAGTGGTTCAACCAACTGAAATTTGTATGCACACTTCTTTTAAGATCTAAACATGGCTTTTTTTCATTAAGAACATTTGTTACAACACATACGATTGctaaaaataaaatgacataacgACTAAAAAACAACACATACAGCGAATAAAAAAATGTCAACAACACGACAAAATATCTACGAAATGACAAGCACCAAAACAATGCATCAGAACCGTGCATCATCATCATTACGTCTCTATCTCTTTCAACTTCCTCCAACCAAGTGCGAGACGTTCCATTTGCAAGCGAGGTGGCGGTTCTTCTTCTCTAGATTCTTCTAATTTCTTCACCCTTTGGAATGTCCCCGTCTAACCAGCGTTTCAACTCTCTCTTAAGACGCTCCATGGAATGGATGtgccaaaatttcatttttatcgccGGTTTCAAGGGAGAGAAAAATACATAGCCATCTCTTGTGAAAATCTTATAGCCCATTTTGACAAAAGTTGGGAGGAAATGTGAAGATATAATGAGAAAGTGTGAAGAATTGCGGAGAAAGGGGGCATTATTTATAGAAAACACATATACAAGGAGGAGCCATATGAGATGACTCCTCCTCCTAAAAAATGAGTGGAGGCGTCATATGACATGGCTTAGGTGTACTGAATGTGTCATGTCAGATGGCGCCTAGGGCAAAGTTAAAGTGAAAAGGCCATCTCAGATGGCGACTTGGTGTAAAAGGTTTCTGAAACCtgattatttgcgtaattttctaTGAAATGTGgttatttgtgtaatttttttaatacatggttattttaaaaaaaattctcacaTTGTCCTAGAAGTGTTATTTACTTATTGGCCTCATTGATCAACGTTTTTCCCCAACATacacattttttctcttaattaaaatttcaaatttctctcacatttattttcctacatttttttactttcattttaatttttttctctatttatttattatcactaaaaatactaataatcaatttttatttatctcATGGGTCACTATAcaatatcaattttattttaattaaccattgtcttaatttgagagacaaaattcttattttaaatattaatttttttctatctccatctcataatatttttttttctttttgcgtgattatttaatataattaaatttatatgattattgtttattttataattaagtaaattatttcaaatttccCATTTGtatctaaatacattttatatcgcatcaaataattttttatttctcacaggtcattatcaacacaatatctattttattttaatcaacaattaccttTATTTGAgagaaaaattttattttcaaaagttaaaattttatttttttctgcaTCTTATGTGTCCTTTTTTTTATATGGTTGTTTatacaattgaatttatatgattattgttcatttataattaagtcAAGTCTTTTCAAATTTACATGTGTCTAAATATACtatacaatatcaaataaatttatttgtgcGGAAGCACTAGTATCTTACTAGTtcctattaaaaaagaaattaaatttataataaattaaatattattctcTAAAATAATAACATGTATACATTCTTGTCTTTCTTAAAATTGTTTCATAATAAATAACACTACTCTTTTAAAAAACTACTAAAAAAAATTTTACCTCGCATTATTATGTgttttctctaaaaaaaaaaaaaatcaatgtcataatcCATTACCATACAAGATACAAGAATCGGTTATTGCATAAATACACATTAGATTGGTACTTAAAAATATACTTTATCCGGTTACTGGTATAAATAAAAGATTATTTAAATTATctataaatttattgaataattaatgtatgtaaatttattaaataattgatgtATGTAGTGTGCTCTATGCATCTCGATGGAAGTATTCTTAAAGCCATTGCATAAGACTATCTTCTTAGATGAAGAGTGGTGGTTGGACAATTTTCACCTAGGAATAACTACATCCTAATTTTATATTATAGTCAGATAGTACACACAAAACAAACACCCACATTTTTTATACCATTTGAATGAGGTTAATCGAACaaaaatgctattcttacaccaaatcttacacctacaccgtatgta
The Vicia villosa cultivar HV-30 ecotype Madison, WI linkage group LG6, Vvil1.0, whole genome shotgun sequence genome window above contains:
- the LOC131612242 gene encoding SAGA-associated factor 73-like, which encodes MIKRRFFKVDHGDRDGSDHSSSSSDEDYDNQTTEVSQESDDDDNEVSSPSGYKSEDSSANDIDANTVDTNSAGPLFSEDDAGTINDREVFINKKFSSERDSKKFNVVPEKKPLPADIQSAFVVQIKSVFKCRLCPRIICLTEDTLRNHLQSKRHARSEKQHKEGRLKTMLNSDGEIENQEDSEKETEDTEDDTIPKMNDKVPKPHKERFKKKKRDKPNSRKMRSSKGSSKRSRKK